The region GGTGTGAAAAGTTCTAGCCATCGTCAACCATAATTTCTATCCCTGCATGTCAGCTCACAAGAGTTGCTGTACTGTAAATACATCTATGCCTGTTTAGTTGAGCTTATTGAAGCTGGAGTGATACTATttcaattaaacattttaaaagtaatGTGCAGCTCTGTGAAGTTCCCTCTCTTCTGCAAGTATGAAGGACGAGAGTTTTTCAGAACGGTACTGCTTTAAACAGTATTATTGGacattcatggctttggttaaTTGCACAATAAACTAATCTGAATTTGAATCTGAACAATAATCACCCCGGATAGAAAAAGAGATATGCTAAGAAACACATTTTTATAATACATACACTATCGttctaaagtttggggtcacttagaaatgtccttgtttttgaaagaaaagctgtgtactactcccttcacagaacagtgcacaCTGGCTCTACGCAGAATGGAaagtgcaccggggcctcccactcctctttctattctggttagagccagtttgcgctgttctgtgaagggagtagtacactgcgttgtacgagatcttcagcttcttggcaatttctcacatggaatagccttcatttctcagaacaagcatagactgacgagtttcagaagaaagtgctttgtttctgccgattttgagcctgtaatcgaacccacaaatgccgatgctccagatactcaactagtctaaagaaggccagttttattgcttctttaatcagaacaacagttttcagctgtgctaacataattgcaaaagggttttccaacgatcaattatccttttaaaatgataaacttggattagctaacacaacgtgccattagaacacaggagtgatggttgctgataatggggctctgtacgcctatgtagctaTTCCATAAAGAAAttagctgtttccagctacaatagtcatttacaacattatcaatgtctacacgttatttctgatgaattttatgttattttaatggaaatttgcttttctttcaaaaacaaggacatttccaagtgaccccaaacatttgaacggtagtgtatattcagTGTAATTAATCATGGAGAATGGAGACAGTTGAGTGAGTACAATGAACTGACCTGATGGAGCAGCAGCAGTTATTTTTGAGACAAGGCCTAACGTCTTGGTCATCTAAGGGATGTTCTAGAAGGCAATGGCAGGGCTGGTGGCAGGGCTGGCACCACCAGCTGCGGTGTTGGGTTACTGTGACCTCTCAGAGACAAGCCTACAATAACACAGAGCCATTTTAGACAAGATCTGGGCCCAATTTAGATCTCCTCAACACAAGATAACTTCCCCGTCTCCAGGGAAACGATACCCAGAGCCCAGACCAAAGATTTGGAGTCGACTGAGTTTAAGGAATTCGGAATGTATTCTTGTCACTTGTCTCAATTACAAAAGCAAGTAAGAAGAGCGTTGTAAATCATAGCTGCATGCCATGGCCTCCGTTGGAAGTAGGGCTGAACAGGGATAATTGTAAAAAGGGACAGACTCAATAACACAAATTAGAAATAGCCTCTTATTCAATgtgcttaaaaaatatatacttttttcatGCTTTGACTACTTTTTTGTATTGACCGGTCTAGCATTCTCCATGTACCTTATCCTATATAATAGTATCAGTAATCCTACTGGTGTAGTTTTGTAATTGGTATAGCTGAGGATATACCAGTATTGTTGGTATAATGTTTGCTATTATGAGTACATCATTCATGTTTACTGTTGTTTTGCATTTCTAGGAAGTGAAGACACAAAACAGCCAAGATGGCTGAGTAAGTATAGGCCAATACTTTGTCTACATGTTGTGTTTCAAGTGTTTAGGTAGTTGTACTTAACCTGACTTTCTTTCCTTGGTCCAATAGCAAGAAAGGCAACGTGTCCTCAAGCCGTAAGCACACTCTGAAGGTAAGGAATCCCACACAGCCATTTTAATGTTTTACgtagaataaaacatttaataatgtatAAAAATCATAATATAACATACTTTTAAAAAGTAGTAAAACAAAGGGAGATATAGGTCAATTATCTGTCAACTGTCATAATTTGTCTCCAGAGTTGTATGCTGGCACTTGCTAAGGATTGGCTTGAAGCTGAAGCATTAGAGAAagttaaagagagggagagatacatgGAAGAGAACTGCCCTCCTCTGGAGATGTCCCACTCCAAGGATGATTTGACGGTATGATATTCAGATATTCAAAGACAGACATTATGAAAACATATCATACCTGCTTGATACAGTGTGTTGTATGAATTGTGCTTCTATCCGGATCAGCTGTACTAAGTTCAAGCATAACAATAGGTATTGTATGAAGACAGTTACATTTTCCTTTGTTGCATTCTTTCATTAGGAGCTTTGCAAAAAGATGTACGACAAAATTAATGTGATTGATGAGGAGAGATACAACTTAGAATATAAAGTGATCATGGTTTGCAATGAGGTAAGCAACTGTCTTGTCTGTTCCgttttttaatgtttcaatataaatacacagtgccttcagaaagacttattacacattttgttgtgttacagcttgaattaaaaatggattaaatagattttgattctcacctatctacacacaataccccacaatgacaaattgaaaacatgtttttagatatttttgcaaatgtattaaaaatgaaatacagagacATCTCTGAGTAAAATCACCTTTGGCTGTgatgacagctgtgagtctttctggataattctctaagagctttccacacctgtattgtgaaacatttgcctattattattttcaaaattcttcattctctgtcaaattagttgatcattgctagacaaccattttcaggtcttgccattgattttaatgtagatttaagtctaaactgtaactcgaccactcagtaatattcactgtcttcttggtaagcaactcYAGTAttgatttggctttgtgttttaggttattgtcctgctgggtCTTGAAAGGTGAATCAATCTCCCAGGGTCTTGAAAGGGTCTTTGTGGCTGAATTTGTGTTTGAtattcactgctcgacagagggctatagagatgaggtagtcattcacaaatcatattaaacactattactgcagacagagtgagtccatgcaacttattatgtgacttgttaaggcttgccataaccaaggggttgaatacttattgactcgagacattttagcttttcattttctaATTGCCTTGAAAAAATTCCGaaaaaataattccactttgacattatggggtatggtgtgtaatAATGGTATatgataaatatattttatatgtatacAGTTCCTTTGTTGAGCCCACCTGAAACACTGATTTTCCTGTTCCAAAATTCCACCCACTAGGTTTTAGACCTAAACATAAAAATAGTTGACCTGAGGGGCAAGTTCAAGAAGCCAGCTCTGAAGAAAGTACGTATGTCTGCTGATGCTATGCTCCAGGCTCTGCTGGGCTCCAAGCACAAGGTGACCATGGATTTGAGATCCAACCTGAAACAAGTGAAGAAAGATGAGAAGAAAGAGGTGGGTCCATTAGGTTGGATATCGCATCGGGAGACATTGTCAATGTTGAACGAACTTTAGGCCTTGATATTCAACACTTCATTGTCTTCTCACCCTTTCTACCATCACAGGATAAGGAATTGCGTGACGTTGGTGACTGGCGTAAGAACATTGACGACAAGGCTGGTATGGACGGCAGGAAGAAGATGTTTCAGGGAGATAATTAGATCATTGGGCTGTGTTTGTATGATGTGACTGACTACTGTCCTGTAATGTCTTACTGTCAACCACATATTGATTGATACCCATTACAACCAGTACTGTAACTATATGACACATCTTTGTTTCTTTTGAAGACACAAAATAAATAGaaggaaacagaaacagagagtaAGAAAGTCTTCGGAAGATGTGTGTAATGGTCTGTCTGTTGATTTACTGCTTTACTCCCTGTAGTagagtagcctactgtacagtgACAAACTTTTCAAATAAATTGTCTTAAGGAAATCAttcaaaatgtatattatttatattttgtcaTTCTGATACACAAAGAGAACTAAAATGCAAAATCTTGCAACCACTTGCAGAGATTGAA is a window of Salvelinus sp. IW2-2015 linkage group LG13, ASM291031v2, whole genome shotgun sequence DNA encoding:
- the LOC111971995 gene encoding troponin I, fast skeletal muscle, giving the protein MADKKGNVSSSRKHTLKSCMLALAKDWLEAEALEKVKERERYMEENCPPLEMSHSKDDLTELCKKMYDKINVIDEERYNLEYKVIMVCNEVLDLNIKIVDLRGKFKKPALKKVRMSADAMLQALLGSKHKVTMDLRSNLKQVKKDEKKEDKELRDVGDWRKNIDDKAGMDGRKKMFQGDN